TAGCGATAGCTACACGCTGTTTTTGACCACCACTCATGCCATTAATATTACGGTCTTCATAACCTGATAGCTTAACAAGTCGAAGTGCTTCTTCTACCTTTGCTTTAATAGCGTTTTTACTCATTTTCTTTAATTTCAAACCGTAGGCGATGTTCTCGAACACATTAAGATGAGGAAACAAGGCATAATCTTGGAAAACGGTATTTACTTTACGTTTGTTTGGGGGTAATTTTCCAATTGGCTTATTTTGATAAATCACTTCTCCTTGGTCAGGATACTCAAAGCCGGCAATTAATTTTAAAATGGTTGTTTTACCACAACCTGAAGGTCCTAATAATGTATAAAAATGACCTGATTCTATGTCTATATCAATTTCATTTAATATTTGAACGTCATCATATCCTTTGCTTACGCCTTTAAACGATAATAATGGTGCCAATATTCACAACTCCTTATAAATATGATGCTGTTGCAACAATTAATATTTTCACTTCCTGCTTTCCTTCATTAAAAAGACGATGATCATCATTTGCTTTAAAGTAAAACACATCTTCTTTACTGGCATGGTAACAAACATTACCCAATTGCAACGTCACTTGTCCTTGTAAACAATAAACGAATGTATCCGATTCTGAAGGGTTAAATGTTTTATACGATGCACCAGGTTTCAATGTTAAAAGTAGTGGTTCCATCTCAAATTCATTAGATTTAGTAACTAGCCAATTTAGAATATAGCCTCTATCGTATTCATCATAGATGACTTGCTCTTCTTTTTTATAAATGACTTTTTGTTGTTCTGTTTCTTTAAAGAAGTCACTAGCCGATGTTCCTAGAACCTCTAAGATATTTAGAAATGTTTCCATACTAGGCGATGCATTTTGACTTTCAATCTGGGATATGTATCCTTTAGATAGATCTGTTCTTTCTGCCAATTCCTCTTGTGTTAAATTTTTAATTTTTCTCAGATTTTTCAATTTATATCCTATTTCCATAATGAAACCACCTAAAAAGAGCTATATTAAGTTTACTTTTATCAAACATTTTGTTTAACGCTTAATAAAAATACCAAAATATAGCTCTACAATCAATACTTTTTATTGTTTTAAGACAAACATTTTACATTCACAACATTTTGCTTTTTGTTTAGTCAGTTTTACTTAAGATTTTGCAGAAAAAACTTGTTGATCAGGGTTCTTATTTACCTCTTGGACTACCTTATAGCTATTATAACCACTACTTTTTTCAAATTCTTTAAAAAGTTGCTTCTCTTCAGCTTTACCAGGCACAATTTGTTTGAAATTTTGATAAGCTTTTTTAACTGCTTCACCTTTAACTGATGATTCATAATAGTTCTCAATTTTATTAAAGAAATGAATGACATCCATCATTTCGTCATTTGTCCAATCTAAATCTAATGGGTATTGATATTCCAAGTTGATTCACTCCTATAGTTTAATTAGATTACAGAATTAGTGTATCTGAGATGATTTAAACTGACAAATCGTTTATCAATGATAAGCCCATATAGACTAATATTCACAAGTGAGTATCATTAACTTTATTGTAATAAAACAACAAAAAAACTGGCAACAAGTACTGTTGCCAGTTTAATTTAACGTCATGTTAAATTACATAGTATGGATTGGGTAGCCAATTGCTTTTTCAGCTGCTTCCATAGACATTTCACCTAAAGTTGGGTGAGCATGTACAGTTAATGCAATATCTTCAGCATTCATACCTGATTCGATTGCTAAACCTAATTCAGAAATAATATCTGAAGCGCCAGTACCTACTACTTGAGCACCAATTAATGTGTCATCTTCTTTAAGTGTAATTAATTTAACGAAACCGTTTGTATCATCTAATGATAATGCACGGCCGTTAGCTGCATAAGGGAATTTAGAAGCTTTAATTGATAAACCTTCTTCTTTCGCTTGAGCTTCAGTATAACCTACTTGAGCTAATTCTGGTTCAGTGAAGCATACTGCAGGCATACCAATGTAATCAACTTCTGCTGCTTGTCCATCAATAGCTTCTGCAGCTACTTTTGCTTCATAGCTTGCTTTATGAGCAAGAGGTAATCCTGGAACGATATCACCAATTGCATAGATATTATTGATTGAAGTACGGCTTTGTTTATCAACTTCGATTAATCCGCGTTCACCAAATTTAAGACCTAATTCTTCTAAGCCTAATTCATCAGTATTTGGACGACGACCTACAGTTACTAATACATAATCCGCTTCGATAGTTTGCTCTTCACCTTTAGCTTCATAAGTAACTTTTACGCCATTTTCAGTTTCTTCAGCTGATTTAGCCATTGCTTCAGTAACGATTTCGATACCTTTTTCTTTCATGCCTTTTTTAACTGGTTGAGTCATTTGTTTCTCAAAGCCACCTAAGATATCTTTAGCACCTTCAAGAATAGTCACTTCAGAACCAAAGTTAGCAAATGCAGTACCAAGTTCTGAACCGATATAACCGCCACCAACTACTACTAATTTACCAGGTACTTCTTGTAAGTTTAATGCACCTGTTGAATCGATAACACGGTTACCAAATTCAAAATTAGGAATTTCAATTGGTCTAGAACCAGTTGCAATAATTGCATTTTTGAAATTGTAAGTTTGAGCACTCTTTTCGTCCATTACACGTAAGCTATTGTTATCAACAAAGTAAGCTTCGCCTTTAACGATTTCAACTTTATTACCTTTTAATAATCCTTCAACCCCACCAGTTAATTTATTAACAACTGATGATTTGAACTCTTGAACTTTTTCATAGTTTAAAGAAACACTTTCAGCAATTACCCCTAAGTTTTCTGAATGTTGTGCTTCAACAAAACGATGAGATGCGTGTAATAAAGCTTTTGAAGGAATACAACCAACGTTTAAGCAAACGCCACCTAAATTACCTTTCTCAACGATTGTTACTTTTTGTCCAAGTTGCGCTGCACGAATTGCTGCAACATAACCTCCAGGACCTGCTCCGATTACAATAGTATCTGTTTCAATTGGGAAATCTCCAACTACCATCTTTTTACCCCTCCATTAATAATAATTCTGGATTATTTAATAAACGCTTGATGTGATTCATAGCATTTTGTCCAGTTGCACCATCAATTTGTCTGTGGTCAAAGCTTAATGATAATGCAAGAACTGGAGCAGCTACAATTTCTCCATCTTTAACAATCGGTTTTTGAGCGATACGCCCAATTCCTAAGATAGCTACTTCTGGGTGATTAATAACTGGAGTGAACCATTGTCCACCAGCTGAACCGATATTACTGATTGTACATGTTGCACCTTTCATTTCATCAGATGTTAATTTACCGTCACGTGCTTTTACAGCAAGTTCGTTAATTTCATCTGAGATTTGGAAGATTGATTTACGATCTGCATGTTTAACAACAGGCACTAATAAACCTCTGTCTGTATCTGCAGCGATACCAATGTTCCAATAGTGTTTGTGTACAATCTCTCCAGCTTCTTCATTAAATGATGTATTAAGTGCTGGATATTTTTTAAGTGCAGAAACAAGTGCTTTCACTACATATGGTAAGAAAGTAAGTTTTGTACCTTGTTCAGCTGCGATTTCTTTGAATTTCTTACGGTGATCCCATAATTGTTGAACATCAATTTCATCCATTAATGTAACATGTGGTGCTGTGTGTTTAGAATTAACCATTGCTTTGGCAATTGCTTTACGCATAGCTGGGATTTTTTCAGTTGTTTCTGGGAAGTCGCCTTCTGGTACTGATTGAGTTGCTGCTGTAGTTGTAGTCTCTTCAGAAGTACTTGCTGCACTTTCATTAGATGTTGCTTGAGTAGCGCCACCGTTTAAGTGTGCGTCAATATCTTCTTTTGTGATTCGACCATTTTTACCAGAACCAGCAACTGCTTTAATATTCACGCCATTGTCACGTGCATATTTACGTACTGAAGGCATTGCTTTAATTGTTCTATTTTCATCAACTTCAGCATCTTGAGTATTTGCTGCAGGTTGACTTTCTTGTGATGAAGCACTTTCTTCTTTTGCTGCTTCTTCTTTTGGTTCTTCACTTGATGAATCATCACTGTGATTACCTTTGAATTGCATTTCTTCAGCATCTGGTGCATCAATTTTAACAATAATGTCACCAACAACTGCTACTGTACCCTCATCTACTAATACTTCTTCAACTGTACCACTTACTGGTGAAGGGATTTCTACAACAGATTTGTCATTTTGGACTTCTGCTAAGACATCGTCTTCTTCAATTGTATCTCCAGCTTTTACAAACCATTTTACAATTTCACCTTCGTGGATACCTTCCCCGATGTCGGGTAATCTAAATTCAAATGCCACGGTCTTTTTCCTCCTAAGATTTTCTTAATAAAGAAATCACTTTTTAATTTAAACTTTATTTAAAGATTAAAACTCTAAAGTTGCTTTTGCTTTTTCTACAATATCATTTTTGTTTGGTAACCAAACATTTTCAGCTTGAGTAAATGGATATACTGTATCTGCTGCTGCTACACGTGCAATAGGTGCTTCTAATGAAAGAATTGTACGTTCAGCTAATTCAGCTGCAACTTGTGCACCAACACCTGCTTGACGTTGAGCTTCTTGAACGACTACAGCTCTGTTCGTTTTTTCAACTGAAGCAACTAATGTATCGATATCAATTGGTTGAACTGTACGTAAATCAATCACTTCAACTGAATAACCTTCTTTTTCTAATTCTTCAGCTGCTTTTAATGATTCTTGTACCATTGCACCGTATGCGATTAAAGTAATGTCATTACCCTCTTTTTTCACATTAGCTTTTCCAATATCAATTGTGTATTCTTCTTCAGGAACTTCTTCTCTGAATGAACGATATAATTTCATATGCTCTAAATATACAACTGGATCATTACTTCTAATTGAAGAAATTAATAATCCTTTAGCATCATATGGGCCTGATGGGATAACCACTTTCAAACCAGGAGATTGAGCTAAAATACCTTCTAAATTATCTGCGTGCAATTCTGGTGTATGCACACCGCCACCAAATGGGCTACGAATAGTTACAGGTGCAGTTTTAGAACCACCTGAACGGAAACGAGTACGTGCAATTTGTCCAGCTACTGAGTCAAATACTTCAAATACGAATCCTAAGAATTGGATTTCCATTACAGGACGGAAACCTTCAACAGCTAAACCTAAAGCTAAGCCACCAATTCCTGATTCTGCAAGTGGTGTATCGAATACACGATCTTCACCAAATTCTTTTTGTAAACCTTCAGTAACACGGAATACACCGCCGTTAACACCAACGTCTTCACCGAAAACTAAAACGTCTTCGTCATTTTTAAGTTCAGTTTTAAGCGCATCATTAATCGCTTGAACCATTGTCATTTGTGCCATGGCTTACTTCGACTCCTTCTCTTTGTAAATTTCATATTGTTCTGCTAAATTTTGAGGCATTTCTTCATACATAATTTCCATTAGAGAAGTAACAGTTTGTTTTTCTGTTTTGTCGGCCTCTTTAATAGCTGCTTTGATGTCTGATTTAGCACGTTCAATAACTTCATTTTCTTTGTCTTCGTTCCAAAGACCTTTATTTTCTAAGAATTTTCTGAAACGAACTAATGGATCTTTTTTCTCCCATTCTGCGTCTTCATCTGAAGTTCTGTAACGTGTAGGGTCGTCACCAGCCATAGTATGTGGTCCGTAACGATATGTCATTGTTTCGATTAATGTTGGGCCTTCACCTGCAACTGCACGTTCACGAGCTTCTTTAGTAGCTTGATATACTGCTAATGCATCCATACCATCAACTTGGATACCAGGGATACCAACAGCAATTGCTTTTTGAGCTAATGAAGTTGCTGCAGTTTGTTTACTACGTGGTGTTGAAATCGCGTAGTTGTTATTTTGAATAACAAAAATTGCTGGTGCTTTATATGCTGAAGCAAAGTTAATACCTTCATAGAAGTCACCTTGAGATGAACCACCATCACCAGTATAAGTAATTGCAACTGCATTTTTGCCTCGTTTTTTAAGACCAAACGCAACACCTGCTGTTTGAACATACTGTGCACCGATAATGATTTGTGGACTCAGTGCATTCACACCCTCAGGGAATTGGTTACCTTTAAAGTGGCCTCTTGAGAATAAGAATGCTTCAGTTAAAGGTAAACCATGCCAAATAATTTGTGGCACATCACGATAACCAGGAAGAATAAAATCTTCTTTTTCTAACGCATATTGAGATGCTAATTGTGATGCTTCTTGTCCAGCTGTTGGTGCATAGAAACCTAAACGACCTTGTCTATTTAAAGAAATAGAGCGTTGATCAAGAATACGTGTCCATACCATTCTTTCCATTAATTCTACTAATTCTTCATCTGTTAAATCAGGTACTAAGTCTTCATTTACAACGTTGCCATCTACGTCTAAAATTTGAACCATTTCAAATTTCGACTGTGTGTCATTTAGTACTTTTACTGCATCGAATTGGGCTTGTAACTTAGGAGCCATTCAATTCACCATACCTTTCCCATATATAAATAGAAATTCATTTTATCCATAACAATTGTATCACAAATAAATAAGCCTGTTAAACGATTTCATAAAGTTCTGTTTCATAGAAAAAAGATACAGACACAAGAACTGTACTACTACATTCTTCATATCTGTATCAGTCAAGGAATTATTTTAATTGATCTACATCTTGCTTTTCCTTATTTACCTTATTCATCGCTTTTGAATACGCTTTAAACTTCTTGTTCATGTCTTTATATGCTTTGCCTAATTCTTTTGATTTTTCATCTACTTGGTCTTGTGTTGCACCATCTTTATTGATGAAACTAAACAGTGATTTTTCTTTTCCAA
The DNA window shown above is from Staphylococcus sp. M0911 and carries:
- the lpdA gene encoding dihydrolipoyl dehydrogenase, which translates into the protein MVVGDFPIETDTIVIGAGPGGYVAAIRAAQLGQKVTIVEKGNLGGVCLNVGCIPSKALLHASHRFVEAQHSENLGVIAESVSLNYEKVQEFKSSVVNKLTGGVEGLLKGNKVEIVKGEAYFVDNNSLRVMDEKSAQTYNFKNAIIATGSRPIEIPNFEFGNRVIDSTGALNLQEVPGKLVVVGGGYIGSELGTAFANFGSEVTILEGAKDILGGFEKQMTQPVKKGMKEKGIEIVTEAMAKSAEETENGVKVTYEAKGEEQTIEADYVLVTVGRRPNTDELGLEELGLKFGERGLIEVDKQSRTSINNIYAIGDIVPGLPLAHKASYEAKVAAEAIDGQAAEVDYIGMPAVCFTEPELAQVGYTEAQAKEEGLSIKASKFPYAANGRALSLDDTNGFVKLITLKEDDTLIGAQVVGTGASDIISELGLAIESGMNAEDIALTVHAHPTLGEMSMEAAEKAIGYPIHTM
- a CDS encoding alpha-ketoacid dehydrogenase subunit beta, which codes for MAQMTMVQAINDALKTELKNDEDVLVFGEDVGVNGGVFRVTEGLQKEFGEDRVFDTPLAESGIGGLALGLAVEGFRPVMEIQFLGFVFEVFDSVAGQIARTRFRSGGSKTAPVTIRSPFGGGVHTPELHADNLEGILAQSPGLKVVIPSGPYDAKGLLISSIRSNDPVVYLEHMKLYRSFREEVPEEEYTIDIGKANVKKEGNDITLIAYGAMVQESLKAAEELEKEGYSVEVIDLRTVQPIDIDTLVASVEKTNRAVVVQEAQRQAGVGAQVAAELAERTILSLEAPIARVAAADTVYPFTQAENVWLPNKNDIVEKAKATLEF
- a CDS encoding UPF0223 family protein, which encodes MEYQYPLDLDWTNDEMMDVIHFFNKIENYYESSVKGEAVKKAYQNFKQIVPGKAEEKQLFKEFEKSSGYNSYKVVQEVNKNPDQQVFSAKS
- the pdhA gene encoding pyruvate dehydrogenase (acetyl-transferring) E1 component subunit alpha, with translation MAPKLQAQFDAVKVLNDTQSKFEMVQILDVDGNVVNEDLVPDLTDEELVELMERMVWTRILDQRSISLNRQGRLGFYAPTAGQEASQLASQYALEKEDFILPGYRDVPQIIWHGLPLTEAFLFSRGHFKGNQFPEGVNALSPQIIIGAQYVQTAGVAFGLKKRGKNAVAITYTGDGGSSQGDFYEGINFASAYKAPAIFVIQNNNYAISTPRSKQTAATSLAQKAIAVGIPGIQVDGMDALAVYQATKEARERAVAGEGPTLIETMTYRYGPHTMAGDDPTRYRTSDEDAEWEKKDPLVRFRKFLENKGLWNEDKENEVIERAKSDIKAAIKEADKTEKQTVTSLMEIMYEEMPQNLAEQYEIYKEKESK
- a CDS encoding dihydrolipoamide acetyltransferase family protein, which produces MAFEFRLPDIGEGIHEGEIVKWFVKAGDTIEEDDVLAEVQNDKSVVEIPSPVSGTVEEVLVDEGTVAVVGDIIVKIDAPDAEEMQFKGNHSDDSSSEEPKEEAAKEESASSQESQPAANTQDAEVDENRTIKAMPSVRKYARDNGVNIKAVAGSGKNGRITKEDIDAHLNGGATQATSNESAASTSEETTTTAATQSVPEGDFPETTEKIPAMRKAIAKAMVNSKHTAPHVTLMDEIDVQQLWDHRKKFKEIAAEQGTKLTFLPYVVKALVSALKKYPALNTSFNEEAGEIVHKHYWNIGIAADTDRGLLVPVVKHADRKSIFQISDEINELAVKARDGKLTSDEMKGATCTISNIGSAGGQWFTPVINHPEVAILGIGRIAQKPIVKDGEIVAAPVLALSLSFDHRQIDGATGQNAMNHIKRLLNNPELLLMEG
- a CDS encoding XRE family transcriptional regulator, which encodes MEIGYKLKNLRKIKNLTQEELAERTDLSKGYISQIESQNASPSMETFLNILEVLGTSASDFFKETEQQKVIYKKEEQVIYDEYDRGYILNWLVTKSNEFEMEPLLLTLKPGASYKTFNPSESDTFVYCLQGQVTLQLGNVCYHASKEDVFYFKANDDHRLFNEGKQEVKILIVATASYL